The following nucleotide sequence is from Acidobacteriota bacterium.
TCCCAAGCTGGTGATGAATTCGTCCCTGCACAAAATGAGCCGGCTGATCGGCCAAATGATGAAACGAAACGATGCCGGAGGAGAGACGCATGAAGAAAAAAGAGTTTAACCGCTACTGGAAGGTATTGGCGCCCTTTAAATGGTCGATCCTGATGATCTTCCTTTTCTGCTCCTTCTCGGCGGGGGTCAGCCTGGCCCAACCCTACATCTTTCACTTCATCGTCGACGAGATCGCCCTCAACCAGGCTCTGGACGCGGCCGCCAAGATGACCCGGCTCAGCTACGCCGGAATCCTCTTGCTGGTCCTGATTTTTCTCTCTTTCCTGGCCCAATACCTCTACCAGTACCGGTCCGCCGTCCTGGGCAACAAGATCACCGCCCGCCTCCGCTACCGGCTGCTCCGCCACATGCTTCATCTGCCGCTCAACGTCCTCACCCAGATGAAGACGGGCGGCGCCGTGGCCCGGCTCAACCAGGACACCCAGACCGTCAGCCAGACCGTCAACCGGGCGCTGGTGCTGCCCGGCATTTCGCTGATTCAGGCTGCGGTGGCGCTGTTCATGGTCTTCTTCCTCAACTGGAAGATGTCTCTGGCGGCTTTGGCCATCATCGTTCCCATGGGCATCGCCACCCACCTCTACGCCAAGCGCCTGCGGCCTCTCTTCGTGGAACTCAGCAAGATGGGCAGCGAGCTGAGCGCCCGCAGCACCGAGATGTTCGGAGGCGTACGGGTCTCGCGCATCTACCGGCGCGAGATGGCCGAACGCAATGCCTATCTCAAGATCTACCACCGCATGATCCGCCAGTCGCTGGCCGCCGCCAAGAAGCAGGTGGGCATCGACAGCTTCTGGCACATCGGCTTCGGTCTCATTCAGATCATCATCGTGATTCTGGGCGTCTACCTGATCATCCACGATGAAGGCACGGTGGGCGACATCCTGGCCATCATCATGTATTCCAACCGCATCATGGGGCCCATCTCCCAGGTGG
It contains:
- a CDS encoding ABC transporter ATP-binding protein; amino-acid sequence: MKKKEFNRYWKVLAPFKWSILMIFLFCSFSAGVSLAQPYIFHFIVDEIALNQALDAAAKMTRLSYAGILLLVLIFLSFLAQYLYQYRSAVLGNKITARLRYRLLRHMLHLPLNVLTQMKTGGAVARLNQDTQTVSQTVNRALVLPGISLIQAAVALFMVFFLNWKMSLAALAIIVPMGIATHLYAKRLRPLFVELSKMGSELSARSTEMFGGVRVSRIYRREMAERNAYLKIYHRMIRQSLAAAKKQVGIDSFWHIGFGLIQIIIVILGVYLIIHDEGTVGDILAIIMYSNRIMGPISQVVGSYDQLHSYLAAMDRIFEILNIKRDKLDRADAVEAPRVVRSLRIENLSFSYPGATRKAVDGVSFEVKRGQTVALVGKSGAGKSTLTDLISRFYDPQEGAIYLNGIELRDIKLKSYRGLLGMVQQDVFLFDGSVRDNIAYARPSADMEDIIAAARHANAHEFVDQLPQGYDTLIGERGVKLSGGQRQRISIARAFLADPKILILDEATSNLDTENEQAIQAALKELLKERTTFIIAHRLSTVTYADTVIVLDEGKITEMGSPEVLLAKGGAYFEMIERQRRTA